A region of Sphingomonas crusticola DNA encodes the following proteins:
- a CDS encoding ABC transporter ATP-binding protein, whose amino-acid sequence MPPILTVSAATKRYKSGLTALDNVDLEIERGEIFALLGPNGAGKTTLISVVCGTVKMTSGKVTIDGHDIATDYRAARAKVGLVPQEVAVDIFSTVLNTVSFSRGLFGRAPDSAYIEQLLRDLSLWDKRDSKIIELSGGMKRRVMIAKALSHEPDLLFLDEPTAGVDVNLRRDMWALVRKLRAKGVTIILTTHYIEEAEEMADRVGVIDHGRILLVEDKAALMRKLGKRRLTLALQEPMSSIPDELSTWPLTLDEDGSHLIYTFDAEAEDTGMPSLLRRLGELGIDFRDLDTARSSLEDIFVGLVERAA is encoded by the coding sequence ATGCCTCCGATCCTCACCGTCAGCGCCGCCACCAAACGCTATAAGTCGGGGCTGACCGCGCTCGACAATGTCGACCTGGAAATCGAGCGGGGCGAGATCTTCGCATTGCTTGGCCCCAATGGCGCCGGCAAGACGACCCTGATCAGTGTCGTCTGCGGCACGGTGAAGATGACCTCGGGCAAGGTCACGATCGACGGCCATGATATCGCCACGGATTATCGCGCCGCGCGCGCCAAGGTCGGGCTGGTGCCGCAGGAAGTCGCGGTCGACATCTTTTCGACGGTGCTGAATACGGTCAGCTTCAGCCGCGGCCTGTTCGGACGCGCCCCCGATTCCGCCTATATCGAACAATTGCTGCGCGACCTGTCGCTGTGGGACAAGCGCGACAGCAAGATCATCGAACTTTCGGGCGGCATGAAGCGCCGCGTGATGATCGCCAAGGCGCTGAGCCATGAGCCGGATCTGCTGTTCCTCGACGAACCGACCGCGGGCGTCGACGTCAACCTGCGGCGCGACATGTGGGCACTCGTGCGCAAGCTACGTGCCAAGGGCGTCACCATCATCCTCACCACCCATTATATCGAGGAGGCCGAGGAGATGGCGGATCGCGTCGGCGTGATCGACCATGGCCGCATCCTGCTGGTCGAGGACAAGGCTGCGTTGATGCGCAAGCTCGGCAAGCGCCGGCTGACGCTCGCGCTGCAGGAGCCGATGTCGTCGATCCCGGATGAGCTTTCGACCTGGCCGCTCACGCTGGACGAGGACGGCAGTCACCTCATCTACACGTTCGATGCGGAGGCTGAGGACACGGGCATGCCGTCCCTGCTGCGGCGGCTGGGCGAGCTCGGCATCGATTTCCGCGATCTCGATACCGCGCGCAGCTCGCTGGAAGATATTTTCGTCGGACTGGTGGAGCGCGCGGCATGA
- a CDS encoding ABC transporter permease: MSGLNAFGMRAIYKTEMARTLRTVWQSIATPVITTALYFIVFGGAIGSRIQHVGGVGYGAFIVPGLIMLTLLTQSISNASIGIYFPKFTGTIFEILSAPMSYVETVAAYVGAAATKSVAIGLIILVTATFFTEVRILHPVWMIAFLLLTSIAFSLFGFIIGIWARSFEQLAIIPSLIVTPLTFLGGAFYSIDMLPQPWRTISLFNPVVYLVSGFRWSFYGIGDVGVAASLGFTAAFLAVCLILLWWIFRTGWRLKP, from the coding sequence ATGAGCGGTTTGAACGCGTTCGGCATGCGGGCGATCTACAAGACCGAGATGGCGCGCACCTTGCGCACCGTCTGGCAGAGCATCGCGACCCCAGTGATCACCACCGCGCTCTATTTCATCGTGTTCGGCGGGGCGATCGGCTCGCGCATCCAGCATGTCGGCGGTGTCGGCTACGGCGCCTTCATCGTGCCCGGCCTGATCATGCTGACCTTGCTCACGCAGAGCATCAGCAATGCCTCGATCGGCATTTACTTCCCCAAATTCACCGGCACGATCTTCGAGATCTTGTCGGCGCCGATGTCTTACGTCGAAACGGTGGCTGCCTATGTCGGCGCGGCCGCGACCAAATCGGTGGCGATCGGGCTGATCATCCTCGTGACCGCCACCTTCTTCACCGAAGTCCGCATCCTGCATCCGGTGTGGATGATCGCGTTCCTGCTGTTAACGTCGATCGCATTCAGCCTGTTCGGCTTCATCATCGGCATCTGGGCACGGAGCTTCGAGCAGCTCGCGATCATCCCGTCCCTGATCGTGACGCCGCTGACATTCCTCGGCGGCGCCTTCTACTCGATCGACATGCTGCCCCAGCCGTGGCGCACGATCAGCCTGTTCAACCCGGTGGTCTACCTGGTGAGCGGCTTCCGCTGGAGCTTTTACGGTATCGGCGATGTCGGCGTGGCCGCCAGCCTCGGCTTCACCGCCGCGTTCCTCGCGGTGTGCCTGATCCTGTTGTGGTGGATCTTCAGGACGGGATGGCGGCTGAAACCATAG
- a CDS encoding cold-shock protein: MPVGTVKFFNNDKGFGFIAPDDGGKDSFVHISAVERAGMGTLEQNQRLRYEVEADQRGRESAVNLEAA, encoded by the coding sequence ATGCCAGTAGGCACCGTAAAATTCTTCAATAACGACAAGGGCTTCGGCTTCATTGCGCCCGACGACGGCGGCAAGGACAGCTTCGTCCATATCAGCGCGGTAGAACGCGCCGGCATGGGCACGCTCGAGCAGAACCAGCGCCTTCGCTACGAGGTCGAAGCCGACCAGCGTGGCCGTGAGTCAGCGGTTAATCTCGAGGCTGCCTAA
- the infA gene encoding translation initiation factor IF-1, whose translation MAKEDLMTFDGLIDEILPDGRFRVLLDNEHKIIAYTAGRMRRNRIRSVVGDRVQVEMTPYDLDKGRIIFREPTARVIGSGQRRTFRR comes from the coding sequence ATGGCCAAAGAAGATCTGATGACCTTCGACGGCCTGATCGACGAGATCTTGCCGGACGGGCGCTTTCGCGTCCTGTTGGATAACGAGCACAAGATCATAGCCTATACGGCGGGACGGATGCGGCGAAACCGCATCCGCTCCGTCGTGGGCGACCGCGTCCAGGTGGAGATGACTCCGTACGACCTAGACAAGGGCCGGATCATCTTCCGCGAGCCGACGGCACGCGTGATCGGATCGGGCCAGCGCCGGACGTTCAGACGTTAG
- a CDS encoding antitoxin Xre/MbcA/ParS toxin-binding domain-containing protein, translated as MNKPFRNRFDGPRLAPEQAARQGRASRLAFDALREPAAVMAFLNSHDDALGGRPLDLAIASPEGLASVERALAARSAG; from the coding sequence ATGAACAAGCCTTTCCGTAATCGGTTCGACGGACCCCGGCTGGCGCCCGAACAGGCGGCGCGCCAGGGCCGCGCCTCGCGCCTTGCCTTCGATGCGCTGCGCGAGCCGGCCGCGGTCATGGCTTTTCTCAACTCCCATGACGATGCGCTCGGCGGTCGTCCGCTCGATCTCGCCATTGCCAGTCCCGAGGGGCTGGCAAGCGTGGAACGTGCGCTGGCGGCGCGTTCGGCCGGCTGA
- a CDS encoding transglutaminase family protein, protein MLLTIRHRTTYNYANPVTLQPHRLLLCPRGNYDLTLVARQIECMPAASIDWSQDTFGNLIASATFAETSDRLTIDSHMVVEQCAQAWPVFTIAPSAHLHPFTYSPDEMLDLGALLVPGPQDAGGRLPAWVQSFVSDSPTDTLSLLQAINSRINGDVAYRSRDEEGTQSASETLAIASGSCRDMATLFIEAARLLGFGARAVSGYLYDPTGDEHQHGSTHAWAEVYLPCAGWIAFDPTNARMGSANLVPVAVARTIGQIMPITGGFIGGPDDFVDMAVEVHVTGQPVQPDPQGS, encoded by the coding sequence ATGCTGCTGACGATCCGCCATCGCACCACCTATAATTATGCGAACCCGGTGACATTGCAGCCGCATCGGCTGCTGCTGTGTCCCCGCGGCAATTACGATCTCACGCTGGTGGCGCGTCAGATCGAATGCATGCCGGCGGCCAGCATCGACTGGAGCCAGGACACGTTCGGCAACCTTATCGCTAGCGCGACATTTGCCGAGACCAGCGACCGCCTGACGATCGACAGCCACATGGTCGTCGAACAATGCGCGCAGGCCTGGCCGGTGTTCACGATCGCGCCGTCAGCGCATCTCCACCCTTTCACTTATTCCCCCGACGAAATGCTGGATCTCGGAGCATTGCTCGTTCCTGGGCCGCAGGACGCGGGCGGCCGGCTGCCGGCTTGGGTGCAGAGCTTCGTGAGCGACAGCCCGACCGACACATTGTCGCTGCTGCAGGCGATCAACAGCCGTATCAACGGCGATGTCGCCTATCGTTCGCGCGACGAGGAGGGGACGCAATCCGCCTCCGAGACGCTCGCCATCGCCAGCGGCTCATGCCGCGACATGGCAACATTGTTCATCGAAGCCGCGCGCCTGCTCGGTTTCGGCGCGCGCGCGGTTTCCGGCTATCTGTACGATCCGACCGGCGACGAGCATCAGCATGGCTCGACCCATGCCTGGGCGGAAGTCTATCTGCCGTGCGCGGGCTGGATCGCGTTCGATCCCACCAATGCCCGGATGGGCAGCGCCAATCTCGTTCCGGTTGCGGTCGCGCGCACCATCGGCCAGATCATGCCGATCACCGGCGGCTTCATCGGCGGCCCTGACGATTTCGTGGACATGGCCGTCGAGGTGCATGTTACGGGCCAGCCGGTGCAGCCTGATCCCCAGGGAAGCTGA
- the kdpF gene encoding K(+)-transporting ATPase subunit F has protein sequence MTLDLSLAALTALGLLFYLVAVLLRPERF, from the coding sequence ATGACCCTCGATCTCTCGCTCGCCGCGCTGACCGCGCTCGGCCTCCTCTTTTACCTCGTGGCCGTGCTTTTGCGGCCCGAGCGCTTCTGA
- the kdpA gene encoding potassium-transporting ATPase subunit KdpA: protein MTFQGWILILAFFAVLLAITKPVGMWLFALYEGRRTPLHALLGPVERGFYRLSGIDPTAEMGWRRYAVHMLVFNTVLALFTYAILRLQAYLPLNAPGMANIGPDGAANVAVSFTTNTNWQWYSGEAAMSNLSQMLGLTIHNFTSAATGIALAFAFFRGFARRQASTLGNFWADMTRITLYLLLPVSVVYAIYLLASGVPQTLTQQITATTLEGVKQTIALGPIASQEAIKMLGTNGGGFLNANSAHPFENPSALTNLVQMLSIFSLGVGLTWCFGKAVGNVRQGWAILSAMLIMVMAGVIVCYWQEAAGNPVLHQLGLAGGNMEGKEVRFGTAASALFAVVTTAASCGAVNAMHDSFTALGGMVPLFNIQLGEIVVGGVGSGIYGFLLFAILAVFVAGLMVGRTPEYVGKKIEGREVKLAVLAIAVLPLAILGGTAIASVTGAGLAGPLNKGPHGFSEILYAFTSAVGNNGSAFGGITSGTPFYNGALAVCMWVGRFFVIVPMLAIAGSLAAKKHIPESAGSFPTTGGLWVGLLIGVILIMGGLTFLPSLALGPIADHLAMIGGHLS from the coding sequence ATGACATTCCAAGGCTGGATCCTGATCCTCGCTTTCTTCGCGGTCCTGCTGGCCATCACCAAGCCGGTGGGCATGTGGCTGTTCGCGCTGTACGAGGGCCGCCGCACGCCGCTCCATGCGCTGCTCGGCCCGGTCGAGCGTGGCTTCTATCGATTGTCCGGGATCGATCCCACCGCGGAGATGGGCTGGCGCCGTTACGCCGTACACATGCTGGTGTTCAACACGGTGCTGGCATTGTTCACCTATGCCATCCTGCGGCTCCAGGCCTATCTGCCGCTCAACGCGCCGGGAATGGCCAATATCGGTCCCGACGGGGCCGCCAACGTCGCGGTGAGCTTCACCACCAACACCAATTGGCAATGGTATTCGGGCGAGGCGGCGATGTCGAACCTCAGCCAGATGCTGGGCCTGACGATCCACAATTTCACCTCGGCCGCGACCGGCATTGCGCTCGCCTTTGCTTTCTTCCGCGGTTTTGCGCGACGGCAGGCATCGACGCTCGGCAATTTCTGGGCGGATATGACGCGGATCACGCTCTACCTGCTGCTGCCGGTCTCGGTCGTCTACGCCATTTATTTGTTGGCGAGCGGTGTGCCGCAGACGCTGACCCAGCAGATCACGGCCACCACGCTTGAGGGCGTCAAGCAGACGATCGCGCTCGGGCCGATCGCGTCGCAAGAGGCGATCAAGATGCTCGGCACCAACGGCGGCGGGTTCCTCAATGCCAACAGCGCACATCCGTTCGAGAATCCCAGCGCGCTCACCAACCTCGTCCAGATGCTGTCGATCTTCTCGCTCGGCGTCGGCCTCACCTGGTGCTTCGGCAAGGCGGTCGGCAACGTGCGCCAGGGCTGGGCGATCCTGTCGGCGATGCTGATCATGGTCATGGCCGGCGTCATCGTCTGCTATTGGCAGGAGGCCGCGGGCAATCCGGTCCTGCATCAGCTTGGCCTTGCCGGGGGCAATATGGAGGGCAAGGAGGTTCGCTTCGGCACCGCCGCCTCCGCTTTGTTCGCGGTGGTCACGACCGCCGCCTCCTGCGGCGCGGTCAATGCCATGCATGACAGCTTCACCGCACTGGGCGGCATGGTGCCATTATTCAACATCCAGCTCGGCGAGATCGTCGTCGGCGGGGTCGGCTCGGGCATTTACGGCTTCCTGCTGTTCGCCATCCTGGCGGTGTTCGTCGCCGGGCTGATGGTCGGCCGCACGCCGGAATATGTCGGCAAGAAGATCGAAGGACGCGAGGTCAAATTGGCCGTGCTGGCGATCGCGGTGCTGCCGCTCGCAATCCTCGGCGGGACCGCCATTGCGAGCGTCACCGGCGCCGGGCTGGCGGGGCCACTCAACAAGGGCCCGCACGGCTTTTCGGAGATACTCTACGCCTTCACCAGCGCGGTCGGGAATAATGGATCGGCCTTTGGCGGCATCACCTCGGGCACGCCCTTCTACAATGGCGCGCTGGCGGTGTGCATGTGGGTCGGGCGCTTCTTCGTGATCGTGCCGATGCTGGCCATCGCCGGCAGCCTCGCCGCCAAGAAGCATATCCCCGAAAGTGCGGGTTCCTTCCCGACCACCGGCGGGCTCTGGGTCGGCCTGCTGATCGGGGTGATCCTGATCATGGGCGGCCTGACCTTCCTGCCGAGCCTCGCGCTCGGACCCATCGCCGATCATCTCGCGATGATCGGTGGCCACCTCTCCTGA
- the kdpB gene encoding potassium-transporting ATPase subunit KdpB — MARTATKSLFTVDLLLPAIGDSFRKLDPRQLVRNPVMFVTACVALLLTVLLVVGHDGLSVGFKLQLIIWLWLTVLFGTFAEAIAEGRGKAQAASLRATKAELTANRVKGSALEAVPASALRMDDVVLVRTGELIPSDGEVVEGVASVNEAAITGESAPVIREAGGDRSAVTAGTRVISDQIKVRVTVNPGQGFLDRMIALVEGAERQKTPNEIALTILLVGLTIIFLIAVATIPSFAAYGGGAIPVTVLAALLITLIPTTIAALLSAIGIAGMDRLVRFNVLAKSGRAVEAAGDIDTLLLDKTGTITIGDRQASELRAVGGATLAELAEAALLASLADETPEGRSIVLLARERFNVRANALPEGAEVIAFTAQTRISGVRLGTVLIQKGAVDSVLRANPGVGETPAAAELRRATDEIARAGMTPLAVAKDGRLLGAIALKDIVKAGIRERFGELRKMGIRTVMITGDNPLTAAAIAAEAGVDDFLAQATPEDKLALIRSEQQGGKLVAMCGDGTNDAPALAQADVGVAMNTGTQAAREAGNMVDLDSDPTKLIEVVGLGKQLLMTRGALTTFSVANDVAKYFAIIPAMFIVLYPGLAVLNVMRLGTPNSAILSAIIFNALIIPALVPLALKGVKYTPMGAGPLLRRNLAIYGLGGLIAPFVGIKLIDIAVTGLHLA, encoded by the coding sequence ATGGCACGCACCGCGACAAAATCCCTGTTCACCGTCGATCTGCTGCTCCCGGCAATCGGCGACTCCTTCCGCAAGCTCGACCCACGCCAGCTCGTGCGCAATCCGGTGATGTTCGTCACCGCATGCGTCGCTCTGTTGCTGACCGTCCTGCTGGTCGTTGGCCATGACGGCCTGAGCGTGGGGTTCAAGCTGCAGCTGATCATATGGCTGTGGCTGACGGTATTGTTCGGCACCTTCGCCGAGGCGATCGCCGAAGGGCGTGGCAAGGCGCAGGCGGCAAGCCTGCGCGCCACCAAGGCAGAGCTCACCGCCAACCGCGTCAAAGGCTCGGCCCTGGAGGCGGTGCCCGCCAGCGCCTTGCGCATGGACGATGTGGTGCTCGTCAGGACGGGCGAGTTGATCCCTTCCGACGGCGAAGTGGTCGAAGGCGTGGCCTCGGTCAACGAGGCCGCCATCACCGGGGAGAGCGCGCCCGTGATCCGCGAGGCGGGCGGCGATCGTTCGGCGGTCACCGCCGGCACGCGCGTCATCTCCGATCAGATCAAGGTGCGCGTCACCGTCAATCCAGGCCAGGGTTTCCTCGACCGCATGATCGCATTGGTGGAAGGGGCGGAGCGGCAGAAGACACCGAACGAGATCGCGCTCACCATCCTGCTCGTCGGATTGACGATCATCTTCCTGATCGCGGTCGCGACGATCCCGAGCTTCGCTGCTTATGGCGGCGGTGCGATCCCGGTGACGGTATTGGCCGCTTTGCTGATCACTTTGATCCCGACCACGATCGCCGCCCTGCTTTCGGCGATCGGCATTGCCGGCATGGATCGGCTGGTGCGTTTCAACGTGCTCGCCAAATCCGGGCGCGCGGTCGAGGCGGCGGGCGACATCGACACGTTGCTGCTCGACAAGACCGGCACGATCACGATCGGTGACCGTCAGGCGAGCGAATTGCGCGCGGTGGGCGGCGCCACCCTCGCGGAATTGGCCGAGGCCGCCCTGCTGGCGAGCCTCGCCGACGAAACCCCGGAGGGCCGCTCGATCGTGCTGTTGGCGCGCGAGCGCTTCAACGTCCGGGCCAATGCCTTGCCCGAGGGCGCCGAGGTCATCGCCTTCACCGCCCAGACGCGTATCTCGGGCGTCCGGCTCGGCACCGTCCTGATCCAGAAGGGCGCGGTCGATTCGGTGCTGCGCGCCAATCCTGGCGTGGGCGAAACGCCCGCCGCCGCCGAATTGCGTCGTGCCACCGACGAAATTGCCCGTGCCGGCATGACCCCGCTCGCGGTCGCCAAGGATGGCCGGCTGCTCGGCGCGATCGCGCTCAAGGATATCGTCAAGGCGGGCATCCGCGAACGTTTCGGCGAGTTGCGCAAGATGGGCATCCGCACCGTGATGATCACCGGCGACAATCCGCTTACCGCTGCGGCGATCGCGGCCGAGGCCGGCGTCGACGATTTCCTCGCGCAGGCGACGCCGGAGGACAAGCTCGCCTTGATCCGCTCCGAGCAGCAGGGCGGCAAGCTCGTCGCGATGTGCGGCGACGGCACCAACGATGCGCCCGCCTTGGCGCAGGCCGATGTCGGCGTCGCGATGAACACCGGCACCCAGGCGGCGCGCGAGGCCGGCAACATGGTCGATCTCGACAGCGATCCGACCAAGCTGATCGAGGTGGTCGGGCTCGGCAAGCAATTGCTGATGACGCGCGGCGCGCTCACCACATTCTCGGTCGCCAACGACGTCGCCAAATATTTCGCCATCATCCCGGCGATGTTCATCGTCCTCTATCCCGGTCTGGCCGTGCTCAACGTGATGCGGCTCGGCACGCCCAATTCGGCGATCCTGTCGGCGATCATCTTCAATGCGCTGATCATCCCCGCGCTCGTGCCGCTCGCGCTCAAGGGCGTGAAATATACGCCGATGGGGGCAGGGCCGCTGCTGCGGCGCAACCTCGCCATCTACGGGCTCGGCGGGCTGATCGCGCCGTTCGTCGGCATCAAGCTCATCGATATCGCCGTCACCGGCCTGCATCTCGCCTGA
- the kdpC gene encoding potassium-transporting ATPase subunit KdpC yields MGNDFTSSLRPALVMTLLFALLLGIAYPLALTGIGQAVFPHQANGSLIREKGQVVGSELLAQGFTSDRYFHPRPSAAGKGYDGLASAGSNLGPASQALHDRVAGDIKTLQASVPGSSVPLDLVTASASGLDPDITPEAALYQVPRVARARGIDEGRLRATVASVTAHPLLGFIGEDRVNVLLLNRQLDSQASTPRR; encoded by the coding sequence ATGGGCAACGACTTCACCTCCTCGCTTCGTCCGGCTCTGGTCATGACGCTGCTGTTCGCGCTGCTGCTGGGTATCGCCTACCCGCTCGCGCTCACCGGGATCGGCCAGGCCGTCTTCCCGCATCAGGCGAATGGCAGCCTGATCAGGGAAAAGGGCCAGGTCGTCGGCTCCGAGTTGCTGGCGCAGGGCTTCACGTCGGATCGCTATTTCCATCCGCGCCCGTCGGCGGCGGGCAAGGGCTATGACGGGCTTGCCTCGGCCGGCTCCAATCTCGGCCCGGCCAGCCAAGCGCTGCACGACCGCGTCGCCGGCGATATCAAGACTTTGCAAGCTTCCGTACCAGGTAGTTCCGTTCCACTGGATCTGGTCACGGCCTCCGCCTCGGGCCTCGATCCCGATATCACGCCCGAGGCGGCTTTGTATCAGGTTCCGCGCGTCGCCAGGGCGCGAGGGATAGACGAGGGGCGGCTGCGCGCGACCGTAGCGAGCGTAACCGCGCACCCGCTCCTCGGCTTCATCGGCGAGGATCGCGTCAACGTGCTGCTACTCAATCGACAGCTCGATAGCCAAGCGTCTACACCGCGAAGGTGA
- a CDS encoding sensor histidine kinase produces the protein MSASEDRPDPDALLRQAAQEARGKLKVFLGAAPGVGKTYEMLIEGAARQRAGVDVVIGIVETHGRIETEALIAGHEVIPRRLLDYQGRKLSEMDLDAILARRPQLVLVDELAHSNAPEGRHPKRYQDVEELLAAGIDVFSTINVQHIESLNDVVASFTRVRVRETVPDRILESAEIEVVDIPPDELIERLKDGKVYVPDEATRALAHFFSKSNLSALRELALRRAAQAVDAQMLDYVRTHALAGNWAGGERIVVAVSELPGADGLVRAAKRIADGARAPWTAVHVETPRTRMLGEAERQQLAATMNLASQLGATVTTIPAMSVLEGLTAFATEARATQLVVGKSVRSRLFELRHGSVVDRLVRGTPGVAVHVLPMEHATPTGQAVRKPVAGSWGRRSDYLWSALMVAAVTAFGTGLSHILNLGNLALLYLLPVMVAASMFGLRAGLFAGLASSLAYNFFFLPPTGTLTVNNPENVITIIVLLGVAFVTSQFASRARAQADVASSSARANAALAGFLGQLTQTASEEELAQAICGEIGRIFDVRTVLLVASPDGPQVRAANPAEDRLDTIERAAASWVLERGTPAGRGSDTLTASDWLFYPLRSASGALAAVGLSRDDGSEPVQSDQLPLLMNLLDQAALAIERARLTEEMQGVAQLKERDRLRAALLSSVSHDLRTPLTAILAAAAELRQGATPELVDSIEAEAERLNRFVANLLDMARVEAGALRLNAEATDLADAIASAVHDTRRALDGHGIDLRVAADLPLVRVDPQLFHHVLINLLDNAGRYADPGTPITIQAERVPGSLALAVLDQGPGLPLGREREVFETFHRIEGSDRKQAGTGLGLAIVKGFAEAMGLTVDAANREEGGGARFTIRFPESALVREMEEE, from the coding sequence GTGAGCGCAAGCGAAGATCGCCCGGATCCCGATGCCCTCCTGCGCCAGGCGGCGCAGGAGGCACGCGGCAAGCTCAAGGTTTTCCTGGGTGCCGCCCCGGGCGTCGGCAAGACGTACGAGATGTTGATCGAGGGCGCCGCGCGCCAGCGCGCCGGGGTCGATGTCGTGATCGGCATCGTCGAAACGCACGGCCGCATCGAGACGGAAGCGCTCATCGCCGGGCACGAGGTGATCCCGCGGCGCCTGCTCGATTATCAGGGCCGCAAGCTCAGCGAGATGGATCTCGATGCCATCCTCGCCCGCCGGCCGCAGCTCGTGCTGGTCGACGAGCTGGCCCATAGCAATGCGCCGGAAGGGCGACACCCCAAGCGCTATCAGGATGTCGAGGAGCTGCTCGCGGCGGGGATCGACGTCTTCTCCACCATCAACGTCCAGCATATCGAGAGCCTGAACGACGTCGTCGCGTCCTTCACGCGCGTGCGGGTGCGGGAGACGGTGCCCGATCGTATCCTCGAAAGCGCCGAGATCGAGGTTGTCGATATCCCGCCCGACGAGCTGATCGAGCGACTCAAGGACGGCAAGGTCTACGTCCCCGACGAAGCGACCCGCGCGCTGGCGCATTTCTTTTCCAAGTCCAACCTGTCGGCGTTGCGCGAGCTGGCGCTGCGGCGCGCGGCGCAGGCGGTCGATGCGCAGATGCTCGACTATGTCCGCACCCACGCGCTGGCCGGCAATTGGGCCGGCGGCGAGCGCATCGTCGTCGCGGTCAGCGAACTGCCCGGCGCGGACGGCCTCGTGCGCGCGGCCAAGCGCATCGCCGACGGCGCGCGGGCGCCCTGGACCGCGGTCCATGTCGAAACGCCGCGCACGCGCATGCTCGGCGAGGCGGAACGGCAGCAATTGGCGGCGACGATGAACCTCGCCAGCCAGCTTGGCGCGACCGTCACCACCATCCCCGCAATGTCGGTGCTGGAAGGCCTGACCGCTTTTGCGACCGAAGCGCGCGCAACCCAGCTGGTCGTCGGCAAATCTGTGCGCTCGCGCCTGTTCGAATTGCGCCACGGCTCGGTCGTCGATCGGCTGGTGCGCGGCACGCCCGGCGTCGCCGTCCACGTCCTGCCGATGGAGCATGCCACGCCGACCGGGCAGGCGGTGCGAAAGCCGGTAGCCGGCAGCTGGGGCCGTCGCAGCGACTATCTCTGGTCGGCTTTGATGGTGGCGGCGGTCACCGCCTTCGGGACCGGCCTCAGCCATATCCTCAACCTCGGCAATCTCGCCTTGCTCTACCTGCTGCCGGTGATGGTCGCGGCCAGCATGTTCGGTCTGCGCGCGGGCCTGTTCGCGGGCCTTGCGTCCAGCCTCGCTTATAATTTCTTCTTCCTGCCGCCGACGGGCACGCTGACCGTCAACAATCCCGAAAACGTCATCACGATCATCGTGCTGCTCGGCGTCGCCTTCGTCACCAGCCAGTTCGCCTCGCGGGCGCGGGCCCAGGCGGATGTCGCCTCGTCGAGCGCGCGCGCCAATGCCGCGCTTGCCGGCTTCCTCGGGCAATTGACGCAGACGGCGAGCGAAGAGGAACTGGCGCAGGCGATCTGTGGCGAGATCGGGCGTATTTTCGACGTGCGTACCGTATTGCTGGTCGCCTCGCCGGATGGACCACAAGTGCGCGCCGCCAACCCGGCGGAGGATCGGCTCGACACGATCGAGCGCGCGGCAGCGAGTTGGGTGCTCGAACGCGGCACGCCCGCCGGCCGGGGATCGGACACGCTCACTGCATCAGACTGGCTCTTTTATCCGCTGCGCAGCGCTTCAGGTGCGCTCGCGGCCGTCGGGCTCAGCCGCGACGATGGCAGCGAGCCGGTTCAATCCGATCAGCTGCCGCTGTTGATGAACCTGCTCGATCAGGCCGCGCTTGCGATCGAGCGCGCCCGCCTGACCGAGGAAATGCAGGGGGTGGCGCAGCTCAAGGAGCGGGACCGCTTGCGTGCCGCCCTGTTGTCTTCGGTCAGCCACGATCTGCGCACGCCGTTGACCGCGATCCTCGCCGCCGCCGCCGAATTGCGCCAGGGCGCCACCCCCGAATTGGTCGACAGCATCGAAGCCGAGGCCGAGCGTCTCAACCGCTTCGTTGCCAATCTGCTCGACATGGCGCGGGTCGAGGCCGGCGCGCTGCGGCTCAACGCGGAGGCGACCGATCTTGCTGATGCAATCGCCAGCGCGGTGCACGATACGCGCCGCGCACTCGACGGTCATGGCATCGATCTGCGGGTAGCGGCCGACCTGCCTCTGGTGCGGGTCGACCCGCAGCTGTTCCACCATGTCCTGATCAACCTGCTCGATAATGCCGGGCGCTATGCCGATCCCGGTACGCCGATCACGATCCAAGCCGAGCGGGTGCCGGGCAGCCTGGCACTGGCAGTGCTGGACCAGGGGCCGGGCTTGCCCTTGGGTCGTGAGCGGGAGGTATTCGAGACCTTCCATCGCATCGAGGGATCGGACCGCAAGCAGGCCGGCACCGGCCTCGGCCTGGCCATCGTCAAGGGTTTTGCCGAAGCGATGGGGCTAACGGTCGACGCCGCCAACCGCGAGGAGGGGGGCGGCGCACGCTTCACCATCCGCTTCCCCGAAAGCGCGCTGGTACGGGAAATGGAGGAGGAATGA